From the Halalkalicoccus sp. CGA53 genome, one window contains:
- a CDS encoding zinc-dependent alcohol dehydrogenase, translated as MKAIVHTAVEEGAVAYDGDWDVPEPGPEEVLVKVHTAGLCGSDAHAYKAAQGFRWVPTPRVLGHEYSGEVAEVGEDVEEFAVGQKVIEEPIHDCGGGCFQCKNGQENVCENFEIAGFHHDGGFAEYTVVEARHLHELPEEIPLRDAALTEPTAIAARAVLERSVVAPGDTVLVEGPGPIGVLTAVIAHSIGADVLVSGLGRDAAFRLPLVEELGPRTVDVEETSLESLVEEETGGVGFDVIFDTTGHHSGVENAVEVVRRGGQIVVVGLPAADSEFFFTPLVRGEVELTTSYGSTWRDFERAIDLIERGAVDAETITDDSFSVEEPVAAFEAFLAGETCKPIFRFG; from the coding sequence ATGAAAGCCATCGTACACACCGCGGTCGAGGAGGGTGCCGTCGCTTACGACGGCGACTGGGACGTACCGGAGCCGGGGCCCGAGGAGGTGCTCGTGAAGGTCCACACGGCCGGGCTCTGCGGGAGCGACGCACACGCGTACAAGGCCGCCCAGGGGTTCCGGTGGGTCCCCACACCCCGGGTGCTGGGCCACGAGTACTCGGGCGAGGTCGCGGAGGTCGGCGAGGACGTCGAGGAGTTCGCCGTCGGCCAGAAGGTGATCGAGGAGCCGATCCACGACTGCGGAGGAGGCTGTTTCCAGTGCAAGAACGGCCAGGAGAACGTCTGTGAGAACTTCGAGATCGCCGGCTTCCACCACGACGGCGGCTTCGCCGAGTACACCGTCGTCGAGGCGAGACACCTGCACGAGCTACCGGAGGAGATACCGCTTCGCGACGCCGCGCTCACCGAACCGACCGCCATCGCGGCGCGAGCCGTACTGGAGCGGTCGGTCGTCGCTCCCGGCGACACCGTCCTCGTCGAGGGACCGGGGCCGATCGGCGTGCTGACCGCGGTGATCGCCCACTCGATCGGGGCGGACGTGCTCGTCTCCGGGCTTGGTCGGGACGCTGCGTTCCGCCTCCCGCTCGTCGAGGAGCTGGGACCCCGTACCGTGGACGTCGAGGAGACGTCGCTCGAATCGCTCGTCGAGGAGGAGACCGGGGGCGTCGGCTTCGACGTGATCTTCGACACGACCGGCCACCACTCGGGCGTCGAGAACGCGGTCGAGGTCGTCCGTCGGGGCGGCCAGATCGTCGTGGTCGGACTGCCCGCCGCCGACAGCGAGTTCTTCTTCACGCCGCTGGTTCGCGGCGAGGTCGAGCTGACGACCTCCTACGGGTCGACCTGGCGCGACTTCGAACGCGCGATCGACCTCATCGAGCGTGGCGCCGTCGACGCGGAGACGATCACCGACGACTCGTTCAGCGTCGAGGAGCCCGTCGCGGCGTTCGAGGCGTTCCTCGCCGGCGAGACGTGCAAGCCGATCTTCCGGTTCGGCTGA
- a CDS encoding fumarylacetoacetate hydrolase family protein, with translation MLSPFVSHSPATTQIRIGTRWIQTATTTPPRGIVVGGLRLPPAAVGTVISPIRGTPVCNTVRFSDPAGSIRTGELGGGTVSFGAETYDLEEVDLLAPCEPTKIVCVGLNYENHAEEAGIEIPDRPLLFLKGPNTVAGPNDTVTLPAGKERVDWEAEFGVVIGEQCKDVPEEAAMDVVTGYTCVNDVSNRDDQEVEQNWVRGKAFDGAAPIGPAIASPDEVPDDASIELRVNGETKQDSSISEFIFSVPELVEEITTYMTLEPGDVISTGTPAGVGALSDGDRVEVEIEGVGVLEHGVVQ, from the coding sequence ATGCTCTCTCCGTTCGTCTCACACTCCCCGGCGACGACGCAAATACGTATCGGGACCCGGTGGATTCAGACCGCCACCACGACACCACCTCGAGGGATCGTCGTCGGGGGACTCCGGCTCCCGCCAGCAGCCGTCGGAACGGTTATTAGCCCGATCCGAGGCACTCCGGTATGTAACACGGTTCGATTCAGCGACCCCGCGGGCAGCATCAGGACCGGCGAACTCGGCGGGGGCACCGTCAGCTTCGGCGCCGAGACGTACGACCTCGAGGAGGTCGACCTCCTCGCACCGTGCGAGCCAACAAAGATCGTCTGTGTCGGGCTCAACTACGAGAACCACGCCGAGGAGGCGGGGATTGAGATCCCGGATCGACCACTCCTGTTCCTCAAGGGGCCGAATACGGTCGCCGGGCCGAACGACACGGTGACCCTCCCGGCGGGGAAAGAACGCGTCGACTGGGAGGCGGAGTTCGGGGTCGTGATCGGCGAGCAGTGCAAGGACGTCCCCGAGGAGGCGGCGATGGACGTCGTCACGGGCTACACTTGCGTGAACGACGTCTCGAACCGCGACGACCAGGAGGTCGAACAGAACTGGGTCCGCGGAAAGGCGTTCGACGGTGCCGCGCCGATCGGCCCGGCGATCGCGAGCCCCGACGAGGTCCCAGACGACGCGTCGATCGAGCTGCGCGTGAACGGCGAGACGAAACAGGACTCCTCGATCTCGGAGTTCATCTTCTCCGTGCCGGAGCTCGTCGAGGAGATCACGACGTACATGACGCTCGAACCCGGCGACGTCATCTCGACCGGCACGCCCGCGGGCGTCGGGGCGCTCTCGGACGGCGACCGGGTCGAAGTCGAGATCGAGGGCGTCGGCGTCCTCGAACACGGGGTCGTCCAGTAG
- a CDS encoding zinc-dependent alcohol dehydrogenase has product MRSRTLVMEEPGSLAVREIDVPEIGPGELLVEVELSGVCGTDVHVNGGGMALEFPVVPGHEFSGTVVEAGEGVETDAAGHELGEGDAVTVVPGRACGECWYCTNVPARPTACTERVVYGFRSVEEGSGLHGGMGEYVVVEADADVYRLPDGMSVELGALVEPLAVSSHALERGYQPGLPSAREGFGLGQTVAVQGAGPIGLLTVAAATAAGADRILSIDMIEERLDLAEEFGATDVIDLREHDGDDELIRAVAEATPGGVGPDVVVEAVGQPAAFGQGLKMPRNGGTLVEVGHFADNGEVSINPTDIVQNDVSVASSYVYPPTQFGTALSLLDRHGDRLPFADLFNYRTGLDEAADAFEKQASGEAYRATIHP; this is encoded by the coding sequence ATGCGATCGAGAACGCTCGTGATGGAGGAGCCCGGCAGCCTCGCGGTGAGAGAGATCGACGTCCCCGAGATCGGCCCCGGCGAACTGCTCGTCGAGGTCGAACTGTCGGGCGTCTGTGGGACGGACGTCCACGTGAACGGCGGCGGGATGGCGCTCGAGTTTCCGGTCGTCCCCGGACACGAGTTCTCGGGCACCGTCGTCGAGGCCGGCGAGGGTGTCGAGACGGACGCTGCCGGACACGAACTCGGCGAGGGCGACGCGGTGACGGTCGTGCCCGGACGGGCCTGCGGCGAGTGCTGGTACTGCACGAACGTTCCCGCCAGGCCGACCGCGTGTACCGAACGGGTCGTCTACGGCTTCCGGAGCGTCGAGGAGGGCTCTGGCCTCCACGGCGGGATGGGAGAGTACGTCGTCGTCGAAGCCGACGCGGACGTCTACCGGCTCCCCGATGGGATGAGTGTCGAGCTTGGCGCGCTGGTCGAGCCGCTCGCGGTTTCCTCCCACGCGCTCGAGCGTGGGTACCAGCCGGGTCTCCCGAGCGCGCGGGAGGGGTTCGGGCTGGGCCAGACCGTCGCCGTGCAGGGTGCCGGGCCGATCGGGCTGCTCACCGTCGCCGCCGCGACCGCCGCCGGCGCGGATAGAATACTCTCGATCGACATGATCGAGGAGCGACTCGACCTCGCCGAGGAGTTCGGGGCGACCGACGTGATCGACCTCCGCGAGCACGACGGCGACGACGAGCTGATACGGGCGGTGGCCGAGGCGACGCCGGGCGGCGTCGGCCCGGACGTCGTCGTCGAGGCCGTCGGCCAGCCAGCGGCGTTCGGACAGGGGCTGAAGATGCCCAGGAACGGGGGGACGCTCGTCGAGGTCGGCCACTTCGCGGACAACGGCGAGGTGTCGATCAACCCGACCGACATCGTCCAGAACGACGTGAGCGTCGCGAGCAGCTACGTCTACCCGCCGACGCAGTTCGGGACGGCGCTCTCGCTGCTCGATCGACACGGAGACCGGCTCCCGTTCGCCGACCTCTTCAACTACCGGACGGGCCTCGACGAGGCGGCCGACGCGTTCGAGAAGCAGGCCTCCGGCGAGGCGTACCGGGCGACGATCCACCCGTAG
- a CDS encoding mandelate racemase/muconate lactonizing enzyme family protein: MEITDVRVEKFSVELDEPKRTSAGREFDVRPAAITVVETDEGVTGIGEGYGPNPHIVETVVEEKYRPRLLGEDPRDRERLWDDMLILDTYWDRKGQGVAAASGVDIALWDLAGKLYDEPLYRLLGGDVGGEGSVKAYASDLFWDDPEVMAERAAGYVDRGYSAVKAHLGRGLEADERRVEAMTGAIGDAHLMVDMNCGYDRADALRVGRMLDRHGVYWYEEPLSPYDVEGHAHLRRKLDTPIATGENEFTKWGFRELFEAEAVDYAMPDAMRCGGITETKKICATAASFNVTCTPHSYTTGVGLLATLHLLASTPNCEWFEFDVTEFPLLEAFYAEPLEIGEGRVSLPTTPGLGVELTEEVVDEYGIE, translated from the coding sequence ATGGAGATCACCGACGTGCGCGTCGAGAAGTTCTCGGTCGAGCTCGACGAGCCGAAACGGACCTCCGCGGGTCGCGAGTTCGACGTCAGACCCGCTGCGATCACCGTCGTCGAGACGGACGAGGGCGTGACCGGGATCGGCGAGGGCTACGGTCCGAACCCGCATATCGTCGAGACGGTCGTCGAGGAGAAGTACCGACCGCGACTGCTCGGCGAGGACCCGCGCGATCGCGAGCGGCTCTGGGACGACATGCTGATCCTCGACACGTACTGGGATCGGAAGGGACAGGGCGTCGCCGCCGCGAGCGGCGTCGATATCGCGCTGTGGGATCTCGCGGGGAAACTGTACGACGAGCCGCTGTACCGGCTCCTCGGCGGGGACGTCGGCGGCGAGGGGAGCGTGAAGGCCTACGCCTCTGACCTGTTCTGGGACGACCCGGAGGTCATGGCCGAGCGCGCCGCCGGGTACGTCGATCGGGGCTACTCGGCCGTCAAGGCCCACCTCGGGCGTGGGCTCGAGGCCGACGAACGGCGCGTCGAGGCGATGACGGGGGCGATCGGCGACGCGCACCTGATGGTCGACATGAACTGCGGCTACGATCGGGCCGACGCGCTCCGCGTTGGGCGGATGCTCGATCGACACGGCGTCTACTGGTACGAGGAACCCCTCTCGCCGTACGACGTCGAGGGCCACGCACACCTCCGGCGGAAGCTCGACACGCCGATCGCGACCGGCGAGAACGAGTTCACGAAGTGGGGGTTCAGGGAACTGTTCGAGGCGGAGGCGGTCGACTACGCGATGCCCGACGCTATGCGCTGTGGCGGGATCACGGAGACGAAGAAGATCTGTGCGACCGCGGCGTCGTTCAACGTCACCTGCACGCCCCACAGCTACACGACTGGCGTCGGGCTGCTGGCGACGTTACACCTCCTCGCGAGCACACCGAACTGCGAGTGGTTCGAGTTCGACGTCACCGAGTTCCCGTTGCTCGAGGCGTTCTACGCGGAGCCGCTCGAGATCGGCGAGGGACGGGTCTCGCTGCCCACGACGCCCGGGCTGGGCGTCGAGCTCACCGAGGAAGTCGTCGACGAGTACGGGATCGAGTGA
- the xacF gene encoding 2,5-dioxovalerate dehydrogenase, with translation MSEFRQNYVDGEWSDSEGGDTFESTNPADTGDVIGEYQRSTATDAERAVEAADAASEEWATTPGPERGGYLRRVAAELDSRRDELTETLVREEGKARPEAAGEVGRAVDIFYYYAEKARDRGGEVRQPSGRNKRLYTREEPIGVASVITPWNYPIAIPAWKIAPALAAGNAVVWKPATLTPEIATKLTECVDAADLPDGVLNLLTGSGSDLGEPLTTHDAVDAVSFTGSTDVGKRVYGDATDEEKRVQTEMGGKNPAVVCASADPSDAAEIVAAGGFGVTGQACTATSRAIVHESVHDEFVSALVEEAESIEIGPGLDGYGMGPQVDESELESTLEYVEIGEEEGGTIETGGGTPDGDRYEDGFFVEPTVVTDVDPDSTLGQEEVFGPVVAVMAVSDFDEAMAVANGVDYGLSASVISDSNEEIGRFVDEIEAGVVKVNEKSTGLDLHVPFGGFKDSSSETYREQGDAGYDFFSITKTVYHNY, from the coding sequence ATGAGCGAGTTCCGTCAGAACTACGTCGACGGCGAGTGGAGCGACTCCGAAGGCGGAGACACTTTCGAGAGTACGAACCCGGCCGACACGGGCGACGTGATCGGCGAGTACCAGCGATCGACCGCGACGGACGCCGAACGGGCGGTCGAGGCGGCCGACGCCGCGAGCGAGGAGTGGGCGACCACGCCGGGGCCGGAGCGGGGAGGGTACCTCCGGCGGGTCGCGGCCGAACTCGACTCGCGGCGCGACGAGCTGACCGAGACGCTCGTCCGCGAGGAGGGGAAGGCGCGGCCCGAGGCCGCCGGCGAGGTCGGCCGCGCGGTCGACATCTTCTACTACTACGCCGAGAAGGCCCGTGACCGCGGCGGCGAGGTGCGCCAGCCGAGCGGTCGGAACAAGCGCCTGTACACGAGAGAGGAGCCGATCGGGGTCGCCTCCGTCATCACGCCGTGGAACTACCCGATCGCGATCCCCGCCTGGAAGATCGCACCGGCGCTGGCCGCCGGCAACGCCGTCGTCTGGAAGCCCGCGACGCTCACTCCCGAGATCGCGACGAAGCTGACCGAGTGTGTCGACGCCGCGGACCTGCCCGACGGTGTCCTGAACCTCCTCACCGGCTCCGGGAGCGATCTCGGCGAGCCGCTGACCACCCACGACGCGGTCGACGCCGTCTCGTTCACCGGCAGCACCGACGTCGGAAAGCGGGTCTACGGGGACGCGACCGACGAGGAAAAGCGCGTCCAGACGGAGATGGGCGGGAAGAATCCAGCAGTGGTCTGTGCGTCGGCCGATCCATCCGATGCCGCCGAGATAGTCGCGGCCGGCGGCTTCGGCGTCACCGGCCAGGCGTGTACCGCGACCTCGCGTGCGATCGTCCACGAGTCCGTCCACGACGAGTTCGTCTCGGCGCTGGTCGAGGAGGCCGAATCGATCGAGATCGGTCCCGGCCTCGACGGCTACGGGATGGGCCCGCAGGTCGACGAGAGCGAACTCGAGTCGACGCTCGAGTACGTCGAGATCGGCGAGGAGGAGGGCGGCACGATCGAGACCGGCGGCGGCACGCCCGACGGCGACCGGTACGAGGACGGCTTCTTCGTCGAGCCGACGGTCGTCACCGACGTCGATCCCGATAGCACGCTCGGTCAGGAGGAGGTGTTCGGGCCGGTCGTCGCGGTGATGGCCGTCTCCGACTTCGACGAGGCGATGGCTGTCGCCAACGGCGTCGATTACGGCCTCTCGGCGAGCGTGATCAGCGACAGCAACGAGGAGATCGGCCGGTTCGTCGACGAGATCGAGGCGGGGGTCGTGAAGGTGAACGAGAAGTCGACCGGCCTCGACCTCCACGTACCCTTCGGCGGGTTCAAGGACTCGTCTTCGGAGACCTACCGCGAACAGGGCGACGCGGGCTACGACTTCTTCTCGATCACGAAGACGGTCTATCATAACTACTGA
- a CDS encoding mandelate racemase/muconate lactonizing enzyme family protein, which yields MTDSKYRRLVAEMKGGIGWRDLRLEGERRDPDRDVSITGIDCVVVEGNFPWNLLVVHTDAGVYGLGEAFTGPAVEFVEFLEPGLIGQNPFDVDRLVEHMTQLVSGLGGTGGYAQAAVSGIGIALWDAVGKLTDLPVYQLLGGKYRDEVTIYADCHAGEALAGATTLDPREIYSPEAYAAAAREVVDEGYSALKFDLDVKVAPADTATRRLSNAAIDHKVAIVEAVREEIGYESVLGFDLHWNFSVETAKKIARRLEPYELDWLEDPVPPESPETHREVREFTSTPILAGENLVRVEGFVPFLTAGALDVIAPDIQKCGGLLEFRKIASLADAYGVPVAPHNISTPIGTMGSVHVAATVPNAFALEYHAREVPWWDDLHTNDEPLITDGTIDVPEAPGLGVDLNLDRVNEELAPGQDRLELP from the coding sequence ATGACGGACTCGAAGTACCGAAGGTTAGTCGCGGAGATGAAAGGTGGCATCGGGTGGCGCGACCTCCGGTTAGAGGGTGAACGCCGGGATCCCGACCGCGACGTCTCGATCACCGGGATCGACTGCGTCGTCGTGGAGGGGAACTTCCCGTGGAACCTGCTCGTCGTCCACACTGACGCCGGCGTCTACGGCCTCGGCGAGGCCTTTACCGGACCGGCAGTCGAGTTCGTCGAGTTCCTCGAACCGGGGCTGATCGGCCAGAACCCGTTCGACGTCGACCGGCTCGTCGAGCACATGACCCAGCTCGTCTCGGGGCTCGGCGGCACCGGCGGGTACGCGCAGGCTGCCGTCAGTGGGATCGGGATCGCGCTGTGGGACGCCGTGGGGAAGCTCACCGACCTCCCGGTCTACCAGCTGCTCGGCGGCAAGTACCGCGACGAGGTGACCATCTACGCCGACTGCCACGCCGGGGAGGCGCTCGCGGGCGCGACGACGCTCGATCCGAGGGAGATCTACTCGCCGGAGGCGTACGCGGCGGCGGCACGCGAGGTCGTCGACGAGGGGTACTCGGCGCTGAAGTTCGACCTCGACGTGAAGGTCGCTCCCGCCGACACCGCGACCAGGCGGCTCTCGAACGCCGCGATCGACCACAAGGTCGCGATCGTCGAGGCCGTCCGGGAGGAGATCGGCTACGAGTCGGTCCTGGGCTTCGACCTCCACTGGAACTTCTCGGTCGAGACCGCGAAGAAGATCGCACGGCGGCTCGAACCGTACGAGCTCGACTGGCTCGAGGACCCGGTGCCGCCCGAGAGCCCCGAAACCCATCGGGAGGTCCGGGAGTTCACGTCGACGCCGATCCTCGCGGGGGAGAACCTCGTCCGGGTGGAGGGGTTCGTCCCGTTCCTGACGGCGGGCGCGCTCGACGTCATCGCCCCGGACATCCAGAAGTGCGGCGGGCTGCTCGAGTTCAGGAAGATCGCCTCGCTCGCCGACGCCTACGGCGTCCCCGTCGCCCCGCACAACATCTCGACGCCGATCGGGACGATGGGCAGCGTCCACGTCGCGGCGACGGTGCCGAACGCGTTCGCCCTCGAGTACCACGCCCGCGAGGTGCCGTGGTGGGACGACCTCCACACGAACGACGAACCGCTCATAACCGATGGCACGATCGACGTCCCCGAAGCGCCCGGGCTGGGCGTCGACTTGAACCTCGACCGGGTGAACGAAGAGCTGGCTCCTGGACAGGACCGGCTCGAACTGCCGTGA
- a CDS encoding fumarylacetoacetate hydrolase family protein, with product MRYYQQGVGHPPRLVATNGREAYDLTSTNAGLDTFFDLARAARIAKEPIDEIVARHLDDATAVDEPAGGGLSLPVVPAEVWAAGVTYEISEAAREAESGMPEIYLDVYESERPEIFFKATPSRIVGPGEAVGVRSDSEWNVPEPELGVVLLGGEVVGYTIGNDVSSRSIEGRNPLYLPQAKVYDRCCSLGPAVVSATSIGDPHDLEMSMTITRDAEVEYEESTNTGEMVRTCDELVECYTAHQAVPETAVLLTGTSLVPPESFTLREGDRVSIEIEGIGTLENDVVDV from the coding sequence ATGCGTTACTACCAGCAGGGCGTGGGCCACCCACCGCGTCTCGTCGCCACGAACGGACGGGAGGCGTACGACCTCACGAGTACGAACGCCGGACTGGACACGTTCTTCGACCTCGCACGGGCGGCGCGCATCGCGAAGGAGCCGATCGACGAGATCGTAGCACGCCACCTCGACGACGCGACGGCCGTCGACGAGCCGGCTGGCGGCGGGCTGTCGCTGCCGGTCGTTCCGGCGGAGGTGTGGGCCGCGGGGGTGACCTACGAGATCAGCGAGGCCGCACGCGAGGCCGAGAGCGGGATGCCCGAGATCTACCTTGACGTCTACGAGTCCGAGCGCCCGGAGATCTTCTTCAAGGCGACCCCCTCGCGGATCGTCGGCCCCGGAGAGGCCGTCGGCGTGCGTTCGGACTCGGAGTGGAACGTCCCCGAACCCGAGTTGGGTGTCGTCCTCCTCGGCGGGGAGGTCGTCGGCTACACGATCGGCAACGACGTGAGCAGTCGGTCGATCGAGGGGAGGAACCCGCTGTATCTCCCGCAGGCGAAGGTCTACGACCGGTGCTGTTCGCTCGGCCCGGCGGTCGTCTCCGCGACCTCGATCGGGGATCCCCACGACCTCGAGATGTCGATGACGATCACCCGCGACGCCGAGGTGGAGTACGAGGAGTCGACGAACACCGGCGAGATGGTCAGAACCTGCGACGAGCTCGTCGAGTGTTACACGGCCCACCAGGCGGTGCCCGAGACGGCGGTCCTGCTCACGGGCACCTCGCTCGTCCCGCCCGAGTCGTTCACGCTCCGCGAGGGCGATCGCGTCTCGATCGAGATCGAGGGGATCGGGACGCTGGAGAACGACGTCGTCGACGTCTGA
- a CDS encoding SDR family NAD(P)-dependent oxidoreductase, giving the protein MVDYEHEPVSVAGKRAVVIGGTSGIGRGIATAFAADGARVVPTSRSESRVEVTADELADLGAETVRATCDVTDRESLVALRDRVVDEFGGVDILVNSPSAIARKSLVEVTDEEWDRVFDVQLDGPRRATQVFADALTRGGVGSIINISSASSVTAIDELAAYSAAKAGIDALTRVSARELAPAVRVNAIRPGFIVTEQTRGTYAPGTDRYEAVTERTYEDRIGEPVDIGGAAIYLASDASRYVRGEILTVDCGFIQSAL; this is encoded by the coding sequence ATGGTCGACTACGAACACGAGCCGGTTTCGGTCGCTGGTAAACGAGCGGTCGTGATCGGTGGAACGAGCGGCATCGGACGAGGGATCGCCACGGCGTTCGCCGCGGACGGGGCTCGCGTCGTTCCGACGAGCCGGAGCGAATCGCGTGTCGAGGTGACGGCGGACGAACTCGCGGACCTCGGCGCCGAGACGGTTCGGGCCACCTGTGACGTCACCGATCGCGAGTCGCTCGTCGCGCTCCGCGATCGGGTGGTCGACGAGTTCGGGGGCGTCGACATCCTCGTCAACTCGCCGAGCGCCATCGCGCGGAAGTCGCTCGTGGAGGTGACCGACGAGGAGTGGGATCGGGTGTTCGACGTCCAGCTCGACGGCCCGAGGCGTGCGACCCAGGTGTTCGCCGATGCGCTGACACGTGGGGGTGTCGGGAGTATCATCAACATCTCCTCCGCCTCGTCGGTGACGGCGATCGACGAGCTGGCGGCGTACTCCGCCGCGAAAGCGGGAATCGACGCGCTCACGCGCGTCAGCGCCCGAGAGCTCGCACCGGCCGTCCGGGTGAACGCCATCCGTCCGGGGTTCATCGTCACCGAGCAGACGAGAGGGACGTACGCGCCCGGGACCGACCGGTACGAAGCGGTCACCGAACGGACGTACGAGGATCGGATCGGGGAACCCGTGGACATCGGCGGGGCCGCGATCTATCTCGCCTCGGACGCCTCACGTTACGTGCGGGGGGAGATCCTGACCGTCGACTGTGGGTTCATCCAGTCCGCGCTCTGA
- a CDS encoding universal stress protein, with the protein MDRALALVSGTDTDRRLLAEAGSLAGGVGAKLFVLEIVDAAEYGGDVQRRSTVGRRSESPEEVAEAARKNASTVAEEVLSDLEIDYEAIGLVGDVPEDVLSEAERLDCDHVFVVGRRRSPTGKAIFGDVAQSVVLGFGGPVTVLLEE; encoded by the coding sequence ATGGATCGAGCATTGGCACTCGTATCGGGTACCGATACCGACAGACGTCTCCTCGCCGAAGCGGGATCCCTCGCGGGAGGCGTCGGGGCGAAACTGTTCGTCCTCGAAATCGTCGACGCGGCGGAGTACGGAGGAGACGTACAACGGAGGTCTACCGTCGGGAGACGATCGGAGAGTCCGGAGGAGGTGGCCGAGGCGGCGAGGAAGAACGCGTCGACCGTCGCCGAGGAGGTACTGTCCGATCTGGAGATCGATTACGAGGCGATCGGACTCGTCGGGGACGTCCCTGAAGACGTCCTCTCAGAGGCCGAGCGCCTCGACTGCGATCACGTCTTCGTCGTCGGACGACGACGCTCTCCCACGGGAAAGGCCATCTTCGGGGACGTCGCGCAGTCGGTCGTCCTGGGTTTCGGCGGACCCGTAACCGTTCTCCTCGAGGAGTGA
- the dctP gene encoding TRAP transporter substrate-binding protein DctP, whose amino-acid sequence MVKVAGGHLAPFYPNINAISVPYAFPNIDVANYVFQHEFGDTLREGIRDELGLVSIGNYDNGGFRDYSANEPLTGPESFEGLSIRNMDIEPHMEITRQLGVNPDPIDWTELYEALDTGVVDGQENAIPTFLAGSLQEVQDYFILDHHVYSLTMTLANGDWYDDLHPTYQELVEHGMTLGVRDAERVNRLLRNHGIEIMEDAGVEVYEPTEDEMEEFQEITQEPVIDVIEDIVDDPGLIDELLTAADEAEEALGM is encoded by the coding sequence ATGGTCAAAGTCGCCGGCGGTCATCTCGCACCGTTCTACCCGAACATCAACGCGATTTCGGTCCCGTACGCGTTTCCGAACATCGACGTCGCCAACTACGTGTTTCAACACGAGTTCGGCGACACACTTCGAGAGGGCATCCGCGACGAACTCGGCCTCGTCTCGATCGGTAACTACGACAACGGTGGGTTTCGCGATTACAGCGCCAACGAACCGCTCACTGGTCCCGAGAGCTTCGAGGGACTGTCCATCCGGAACATGGACATCGAACCCCACATGGAGATAACCAGACAGCTCGGGGTGAATCCGGACCCTATCGACTGGACGGAACTGTACGAGGCACTGGATACGGGCGTCGTCGACGGGCAAGAGAACGCGATCCCGACGTTCCTCGCAGGTAGTCTCCAGGAGGTACAGGACTACTTCATTCTCGATCATCACGTGTACAGCCTCACCATGACGCTGGCCAACGGCGACTGGTACGACGACCTCCACCCGACCTACCAGGAGCTGGTCGAACACGGGATGACGCTCGGCGTGAGGGACGCAGAGCGGGTAAATCGACTCCTCCGCAACCACGGGATCGAGATCATGGAGGATGCGGGTGTCGAAGTGTACGAACCGACCGAGGACGAGATGGAAGAGTTTCAGGAGATAACCCAGGAGCCAGTCATCGACGTTATCGAGGATATCGTGGACGACCCGGGGCTCATCGACGAGCTACTGACCGCTGCCGACGAAGCGGAGGAAGCACTCGGCATGTAG